One window of the Brevundimonas goettingensis genome contains the following:
- the queG gene encoding tRNA epoxyqueuosine(34) reductase QueG: MADPRDIIRSQASALGFDVCRFASASDPWSAGEKLAHFVEAGRHGEMGWMETTLERRAHPTAMWDGARSAVVLGMNYGPKTDPLAEMADRSAGYISVYARGDDYHEVIKGRLKTLAGQIAAKTGEDVKVFVDTAPLMEKPLAQRAGIGWQGKHTNLLSRDHGNWLFLGVILSAAALEPDAAETEHCGSCTACLDACPTGAFPAPFQLDARRCLSYLTIEFAGPWPVEFRTATGSRIYGCDDCLAVCPWNKFAAASKEARLQSRGALEQPALAELAALDDPAFRALFTKSPIKRIGRDRFLRNVLYAVGNSADAGLVATAERLLDDPSPIVRGAAVWALGRLDAEAFGRESGTRGWRGKRMRGSEANGLFLTTPSVGRGTAARLRRGGGGSSPDPRSISRRQGSQSPPSRR, from the coding sequence ATGGCCGATCCCCGCGACATCATCCGCAGCCAGGCCTCGGCCCTGGGCTTCGACGTCTGCCGTTTCGCCTCGGCCAGCGATCCCTGGAGCGCGGGCGAGAAGCTGGCCCATTTCGTCGAGGCCGGGCGGCACGGGGAGATGGGCTGGATGGAGACGACGCTCGAGCGCCGCGCCCACCCGACCGCCATGTGGGACGGGGCGCGGTCGGCGGTGGTCCTCGGCATGAACTACGGGCCGAAGACCGATCCCCTGGCCGAGATGGCCGACCGGTCGGCCGGATATATCTCCGTCTATGCTCGGGGCGACGACTATCACGAGGTCATCAAGGGCCGGTTGAAGACCCTGGCGGGCCAGATCGCGGCGAAGACGGGCGAGGATGTGAAAGTCTTCGTCGACACCGCCCCCCTGATGGAAAAGCCCCTGGCCCAGCGCGCCGGGATCGGCTGGCAGGGCAAGCACACCAACTTGTTGAGCCGCGACCACGGCAACTGGCTGTTCCTCGGCGTCATCCTGTCGGCGGCGGCGCTGGAGCCCGATGCGGCCGAGACCGAGCATTGCGGGTCGTGCACCGCCTGTCTGGACGCCTGTCCGACCGGAGCCTTCCCGGCGCCGTTCCAGTTGGACGCCCGCCGTTGCCTCTCCTACCTGACCATCGAGTTCGCGGGGCCGTGGCCGGTCGAGTTCCGCACGGCGACGGGATCGCGCATCTATGGCTGCGACGACTGTCTGGCGGTCTGTCCGTGGAACAAGTTCGCCGCCGCCTCGAAGGAGGCGCGGCTGCAGTCGCGCGGGGCGCTGGAACAGCCGGCCCTGGCCGAGCTGGCGGCGCTGGACGACCCGGCCTTCCGCGCCCTGTTCACGAAGAGCCCGATCAAGCGGATCGGCCGCGACCGTTTCCTGAGGAACGTCCTCTATGCGGTCGGCAACAGCGCGGATGCGGGACTGGTGGCGACGGCGGAACGGCTGCTGGACGATCCGTCGCCGATCGTACGGGGCGCGGCGGTCTGGGCGCTGGGGCGGCTGGACGCGGAGGCGTTCGGGCGGGAGAGCGGGACGCGCGGCTGGCGGGGGAAGAGGATGAGGGGGTCAGAAGCGAATGGGCTTTTCCTCACCACGCCTAGCGTGGGGAGGGGGACCGCGGCCCGCTTGCGCCGGGGTGGAGGGGGTTCTTCGCCGGACCCGCGCTCAATCTCGCGGAGGCAAGGAAGCCAGAGCCCTCCGTCACGTCGCTGA
- a CDS encoding FKBP-type peptidyl-prolyl cis-trans isomerase, protein MDKNKSAPGIQTLPSGLQYKVLVSGPSGAAGPDRNDLVRVDYEGALVDGTVFDSSFERGVPLAIHVDEVVPGWTEALQRMKAGDEWMLYVPPELGYKDQRAGDIPPIRCWSSASSFWTWPRSPAPAAPSGQRTADPRGLSPHRAQRGEVARRFFSDVTEGSGFLASARLSAGPAKNPLHPGASGPRSPSPR, encoded by the coding sequence ATGGACAAGAACAAGTCCGCCCCGGGCATCCAGACCCTGCCCTCGGGCCTGCAGTACAAGGTGCTGGTCTCCGGCCCGTCCGGCGCCGCCGGCCCCGACCGCAACGACCTCGTCCGCGTCGACTATGAGGGCGCCCTGGTCGACGGCACGGTCTTCGACAGCTCGTTCGAGCGCGGCGTGCCGCTGGCCATCCACGTCGACGAGGTCGTGCCCGGCTGGACCGAGGCCCTGCAGCGCATGAAGGCCGGCGACGAGTGGATGCTCTATGTCCCGCCGGAGCTCGGCTACAAGGACCAGCGCGCCGGCGACATCCCGCCCATTCGGTGCTGGTCTTCCGCGTCAAGCTTCTGGACGTGGCCCCGGTCCCCGGCTCCGGCCGCGCCATCGGGTCAGCGAACGGCTGATCCGCGAGGACTTTCTCCTCACCGCGCGCAGCGTGGGGAGGTGGCGCGTCGCTTCTTCAGCGACGTGACGGAGGGCTCTGGCTTCCTTGCCTCCGCGAGATTGAGCGCGGGTCCGGCGAAGAACCCCCTCCACCCCGGCGCAAGCGGGCCGCGGTCCCCCTCCCCACGCTAG
- a CDS encoding threonine ammonia-lyase, with protein MTVTFSDIQAAQTRIAGQVDRTPVRHSRRLSELTGADVWVKYDNLHFTGSFKERGALNRLLLLTPEERKRGVVAASAGNHAQALAYHGGRLGVPVTIVMPEGTPFAKINGTRSHGATVVIHGLDFTASTEEAKRLQAEHGYVFVSAFDDEGIVAGQGVCGIEFLEDAPELEALIVPIGGGGLIAGCAIAAKAMKPDIKVFGVEAARYPSFTAKRAGEPPICTGQTIAEGIAIKAVGDIPFALANDLIDEVFVVDEADFERGVSFMVTLEKTVCEGAGAGGLAALLRYPERFRGMKVGIELTGGNIDARMLAVVLNREMVRERRLIVYRILGDDRPGMLSAMAAVIGGLGGNIIDVVHNRLALDVPAKGAEFDIMVETRDSAHADEIGDALKDKGYALRMG; from the coding sequence ATGACCGTGACATTTTCTGACATCCAGGCCGCCCAGACCCGTATCGCGGGTCAGGTGGACCGGACTCCCGTGCGCCATTCCCGTCGCCTGTCCGAGCTGACCGGGGCCGACGTCTGGGTCAAATACGACAATCTGCACTTCACCGGCTCGTTCAAGGAGCGCGGCGCCCTGAACCGGCTGCTGCTGCTGACGCCCGAGGAGCGCAAGCGTGGCGTGGTCGCGGCCTCCGCCGGCAACCACGCCCAGGCCCTGGCCTATCACGGCGGCCGCCTCGGCGTGCCCGTGACCATCGTCATGCCCGAGGGCACCCCCTTCGCCAAGATCAACGGCACCCGCAGCCACGGCGCGACCGTGGTCATCCACGGCCTCGACTTCACCGCCTCGACGGAAGAAGCCAAACGGCTTCAGGCCGAGCACGGCTATGTCTTCGTCTCGGCCTTCGATGACGAGGGGATCGTGGCGGGTCAGGGCGTCTGCGGCATCGAGTTCCTGGAGGACGCGCCCGAGCTCGAGGCCCTGATCGTGCCGATCGGCGGCGGCGGCCTGATCGCCGGCTGCGCCATCGCGGCCAAGGCGATGAAGCCGGACATCAAGGTCTTCGGCGTCGAGGCGGCCCGCTACCCCTCCTTCACCGCCAAACGCGCGGGTGAACCGCCCATCTGCACCGGCCAGACCATCGCCGAGGGCATCGCCATCAAGGCCGTGGGCGACATCCCCTTCGCCCTCGCCAATGATCTGATCGACGAGGTCTTCGTGGTTGACGAGGCCGATTTCGAACGCGGCGTCTCCTTCATGGTCACCCTGGAGAAGACGGTGTGCGAGGGCGCCGGCGCCGGCGGTCTGGCGGCCCTGCTTCGCTACCCCGAGCGCTTCAGGGGGATGAAGGTCGGAATCGAACTGACCGGCGGCAATATCGACGCCCGGATGCTGGCCGTGGTCCTGAACCGCGAGATGGTCCGTGAACGGAGGCTCATTGTTTACAGGATCCTCGGCGACGACCGGCCCGGCATGCTCTCGGCCATGGCGGCGGTGATCGGCGGCCTCGGCGGCAATATCATCGACGTCGTCCACAATCGTCTGGCCCTCGACGTCCCGGCCAAGGGTGCCGAGTTCGACATCATGGTCGAAACGCGCGATAGCGCCCACGCCGACGAGATCGGCGACGCTTTGAAGGACAAGGGTTATGCGCTTCGGATGGGCTAG
- a CDS encoding BA14K family protein: MFSVSSRLAALSLAATVIVSAAPASAQVYGYQPGGAQDFYGYQQGAVCGDRCGDRRNDRRYGSRDYSYQGQRDVPGDYRCDAYWDRGRTDCDARWRDQRAPWRRSTGYSYGGGYSYGGAQTYYGEYGRPDVVYSGGGYGGYASGQAYADRYGHDHRQYATGGRDPQRINWCCAEYRSYDPRTGYYIAYSGRPVFCG, translated from the coding sequence ATGTTTTCCGTTTCGTCGCGCCTCGCCGCGCTCTCTCTGGCCGCGACCGTGATCGTCTCCGCCGCGCCCGCCTCGGCCCAGGTCTATGGCTACCAGCCCGGCGGGGCCCAGGACTTCTACGGCTATCAGCAGGGCGCGGTCTGCGGCGACCGCTGCGGGGACCGCCGTAACGACCGGCGCTACGGCAGCCGGGACTATAGCTATCAGGGACAGCGCGACGTGCCGGGCGACTATCGCTGCGACGCCTATTGGGATCGCGGACGCACCGACTGCGACGCCCGCTGGCGCGACCAGCGCGCGCCCTGGCGGCGCAGCACGGGCTATAGCTATGGCGGCGGCTACAGCTACGGCGGGGCGCAGACCTATTACGGCGAATACGGACGGCCGGACGTGGTCTATTCGGGCGGCGGCTATGGCGGCTATGCCTCGGGTCAGGCCTATGCCGACCGCTATGGCCATGATCATCGCCAGTACGCCACGGGCGGCCGCGACCCGCAGAGGATCAACTGGTGCTGCGCCGAGTACCGCTCCTATGACCCGCGGACGGGCTATTACATCGCCTATAGCGGCCGGCCCGTCTTCTGCGGGTAA
- a CDS encoding GNAT family N-acetyltransferase — protein MCIIETSPVIETRRLVLRAPAPQDAPRIAALANDRDIARMTCRMPHPFGTGDAEDFVIAVAGQDPAKANTFLIEHEDLGPVGVIGMFEDGDVAPETGYWIGRDFWGRGFATEALEGAMVWASRKWKRRALVAGHFADNAASGRVLEKAGFLYTGETRRPYSQARQAPVDTRRMVWIA, from the coding sequence ATGTGCATCATCGAAACTTCCCCGGTCATCGAGACCCGGCGACTGGTCCTGCGCGCGCCCGCGCCCCAGGACGCGCCCCGTATCGCCGCTCTGGCCAATGACCGCGACATCGCGCGAATGACCTGCCGCATGCCGCACCCGTTCGGGACCGGCGACGCGGAGGACTTCGTCATCGCCGTCGCGGGCCAGGATCCGGCCAAGGCCAACACCTTCCTGATCGAGCATGAGGACCTGGGACCCGTCGGGGTCATCGGGATGTTCGAGGACGGGGATGTGGCGCCCGAGACGGGCTACTGGATCGGCCGCGACTTCTGGGGCCGGGGCTTCGCCACCGAGGCCCTGGAGGGCGCCATGGTCTGGGCGAGCCGCAAGTGGAAGCGCCGGGCCCTGGTCGCGGGCCACTTCGCCGACAATGCGGCCTCAGGCCGGGTGCTGGAGAAGGCGGGCTTCCTGTACACCGGCGAGACCCGCCGTCCGTACAGCCAGGCGCGTCAGGCCCCCGTCGACACCCGCCGGATGGTCTGGATCGCCTGA
- the rpmA gene encoding 50S ribosomal protein L27, whose translation MAHKKSGGSSRNGRDSQSKRLGVKKYGSENVLAGNILVRQRGTQFHPGANVGLGRDHTLFALEHGVVKFTTKTNGRCYVSIIPANDQQAMAAE comes from the coding sequence ATGGCTCACAAGAAATCCGGTGGTTCGTCGCGCAACGGTCGCGACTCCCAGTCGAAGCGCCTCGGCGTCAAGAAATACGGCAGCGAAAACGTGCTGGCCGGCAACATCCTCGTGCGTCAGCGCGGCACCCAGTTCCATCCGGGCGCCAACGTCGGCCTCGGTCGCGACCACACCCTCTTCGCGCTCGAGCACGGCGTGGTGAAATTCACGACCAAAACCAACGGCCGTTGTTACGTGTCGATTATTCCGGCCAACGACCAGCAGGCTATGGCCGCCGAGTAA
- the rplU gene encoding 50S ribosomal protein L21 — translation MYAVIKTGGKQYRVQPGDTIVVEKLNGDAGQELKFDSVLMLGGDKGVTLGAPLIDGAFVGATLIETRKGEKIKIFKKTRRQGYRRTNGHRQLESVLRITGIEGAGESAKWDGKIELTTRAEINLRARGLAKRDATSALGSTETVVASHDGASVDAVVVEKSAPAKKAPAKKAAKPAETDEA, via the coding sequence ATGTACGCGGTGATCAAGACCGGCGGCAAGCAGTACCGGGTTCAACCGGGCGACACGATCGTGGTCGAGAAGCTGAACGGCGACGCCGGTCAGGAACTGAAGTTCGACAGCGTCCTGATGCTGGGCGGCGACAAGGGCGTGACCCTGGGCGCCCCGCTGATCGACGGCGCCTTCGTCGGCGCGACCCTGATCGAGACCCGCAAGGGTGAGAAGATCAAGATCTTCAAGAAGACCCGTCGTCAGGGCTACCGCCGCACGAACGGCCACCGCCAGCTGGAAAGCGTTCTGCGCATCACCGGCATCGAAGGCGCCGGCGAATCGGCCAAGTGGGACGGCAAGATCGAGCTGACCACCCGCGCCGAGATCAACCTGCGCGCCCGTGGCCTGGCCAAGCGCGACGCGACGTCGGCCCTGGGTTCGACCGAAACGGTCGTCGCCTCGCACGACGGCGCCTCGGTTGACGCCGTGGTCGTCGAGAAGTCCGCACCCGCCAAGAAGGCCCCGGCGAAGAAGGCTGCCAAGCCCGCCGAGACCGACGAAGCGTAA
- a CDS encoding SAM-dependent methyltransferase, giving the protein MTTDADSRIIAARRITAHVAELLQADLSLRLWNGEVLPLGPNARDDIQIVIARPSAVRRLLLKPGLMTLFEMFATGDMRIEGGSPLEAADRWDHGRAIHLAKRADKMLIAKAAIPFLLSGSDAGATQLPEWDKTGNDGIGADKAGRSDKDFIQFHYDVGNDFYRLFLDPEMVYSSAYFTDHNTTLEAAQEELDRICRKLRLQPGQKLLDVGCGWAGLSCWAAKHYGVTVHGVTLSQAQLDYGRAKVEREGLSDKITLELKDYRDVVGEYDAISQVEMFEHVGFANHERHFLEMKRLLKPRGLYFHQASVRRGGLDPIKATNTTKVITRFIFPGGELDTIGMTVTNLGRLGFETLDVEDMREHFELTLQHWEDRLYAKREEAYAMVGEARTRLWLIYFALFKKSFERGSVLVYQTVAQKRRPGPSGLPLDRKSLYADRPVPAMTKVAKAPAKPARGVRAAVSKAIAKVTGKKSRAKPA; this is encoded by the coding sequence ATGACGACCGACGCCGACAGCCGCATCATCGCTGCGCGCCGCATTACCGCCCATGTCGCCGAACTGCTTCAGGCCGACCTTTCCTTACGTCTGTGGAACGGCGAGGTCCTGCCGCTGGGGCCCAACGCCCGCGACGACATCCAGATCGTCATCGCCCGCCCCTCGGCCGTGCGCCGGCTGCTGCTCAAGCCCGGCCTGATGACCCTGTTCGAGATGTTCGCCACGGGCGATATGCGCATCGAGGGCGGTAGCCCCCTGGAAGCCGCCGACCGCTGGGATCACGGCCGCGCCATCCACCTGGCCAAGCGCGCCGACAAGATGCTGATTGCCAAGGCGGCGATTCCCTTCCTGCTCAGCGGCTCGGACGCCGGGGCGACCCAGCTGCCGGAATGGGACAAGACCGGCAACGACGGCATCGGCGCCGACAAGGCCGGACGCAGCGACAAGGACTTCATCCAGTTCCACTATGATGTCGGCAACGACTTCTACCGGCTCTTCCTCGATCCGGAGATGGTCTATTCCAGCGCCTATTTCACCGATCACAACACGACGCTGGAAGCGGCCCAGGAAGAGCTGGACCGGATCTGCCGCAAGCTGCGTCTGCAGCCGGGCCAGAAGTTGCTGGACGTCGGCTGCGGCTGGGCCGGCCTGTCCTGCTGGGCGGCCAAACATTATGGCGTCACCGTTCACGGCGTGACCCTGTCGCAGGCGCAGCTGGACTACGGCCGGGCCAAGGTCGAGCGCGAGGGCCTGTCGGACAAGATCACGCTCGAGCTCAAGGACTATCGCGACGTCGTCGGCGAGTATGACGCCATCTCGCAGGTCGAGATGTTCGAACACGTCGGCTTCGCCAACCACGAGCGCCACTTCCTGGAGATGAAGCGGCTGCTCAAGCCGCGCGGCCTGTATTTCCACCAGGCCTCGGTGCGCCGGGGCGGTCTGGACCCGATCAAGGCGACGAACACAACCAAGGTCATCACCCGCTTCATCTTCCCGGGCGGGGAGCTGGACACCATCGGCATGACGGTGACCAACCTCGGCCGCCTCGGCTTTGAGACGCTGGACGTCGAAGACATGCGCGAGCATTTCGAGCTGACGCTGCAGCACTGGGAAGACCGGCTGTATGCGAAGCGCGAGGAGGCCTACGCCATGGTCGGCGAGGCCCGCACCCGGCTGTGGCTGATCTATTTCGCCCTGTTCAAGAAGAGCTTCGAGCGCGGTTCGGTGCTGGTCTATCAGACCGTGGCCCAGAAGCGCCGTCCGGGACCGAGCGGACTGCCGCTGGACCGCAAGTCGCTCTATGCCGACCGGCCCGTGCCCGCCATGACCAAGGTCGCCAAGGCCCCCGCAAAGCCCGCGCGCGGGGTCAGGGCGGCGGTGTCGAAGGCGATTGCGAAAGTCACCGGCAAGAAGAGCCGCGCCAAACCGGCCTGA
- a CDS encoding alpha/beta hydrolase gives MDCPGAQLTDAGPPSKADADKLIACMKGWADAGVNLSQYNAAVIAADVADLKTAMKLDRIDLFGGSYGPRIEAAVITHAPQGVRAVVMDSPWPPEGNWAVGTPEQVSAAVKIILAKCAAQTECNARHPDLQTRFEANARLWLAGPQTGKDGKTFTVEDLASFLMDTTYSGSGVRSLPSDLEKIIAGDLSVVAEAAENRTYYTEGQHMAHLCKEELPFESKERLAAGAAGDPVAEVSVPSLSRLFDVCATVDVGPADPVENAPVHTDIPTLFIAAEIDPGCPPPLTRKAAEGYKNSQVMIVTNATHGVTGGSPCAARAARDFLRDPTKPVDQSCLPAPGTPLVFTE, from the coding sequence ATGGACTGCCCGGGCGCCCAGCTGACCGACGCCGGCCCGCCGTCGAAGGCAGACGCCGACAAGCTGATCGCCTGTATGAAGGGCTGGGCGGATGCGGGCGTGAACCTGTCGCAATATAATGCCGCCGTCATCGCCGCCGACGTCGCCGATCTGAAGACGGCGATGAAGCTGGACCGGATCGATCTGTTCGGCGGCTCCTATGGCCCGCGCATCGAGGCCGCCGTCATCACCCATGCGCCGCAGGGCGTGCGCGCGGTGGTCATGGACAGCCCCTGGCCGCCCGAGGGCAACTGGGCCGTCGGCACGCCGGAGCAGGTCTCCGCCGCCGTGAAGATCATCCTGGCCAAATGCGCGGCCCAGACCGAATGCAACGCCCGTCACCCCGACCTCCAGACCCGTTTCGAGGCCAATGCCCGGCTGTGGCTGGCCGGTCCGCAGACGGGGAAGGACGGCAAGACCTTTACCGTCGAGGACTTGGCCTCCTTCCTGATGGACACCACCTATTCGGGGTCGGGCGTGCGCAGCCTGCCGTCCGATCTGGAGAAGATCATCGCGGGCGACCTGTCGGTCGTCGCGGAGGCCGCCGAGAACCGCACCTACTATACAGAGGGCCAGCACATGGCCCATCTGTGCAAGGAGGAGCTGCCGTTCGAATCGAAGGAACGGCTGGCCGCCGGCGCGGCGGGCGATCCGGTCGCCGAGGTCTCGGTCCCCAGCCTGTCGCGCCTGTTCGACGTCTGCGCCACCGTCGACGTCGGCCCCGCCGACCCGGTCGAGAACGCCCCGGTCCACACCGACATCCCGACCCTGTTCATCGCCGCCGAGATCGACCCCGGCTGCCCGCCGCCCCTGACCCGCAAGGCCGCCGAGGGTTACAAGAACAGTCAGGTGATGATCGTGACCAACGCCACCCACGGCGTCACCGGCGGCAGCCCCTGCGCGGCGAGGGCGGCGCGGGATTTCCTGAGGGATCCGACCAAGCCGGTGGACCAGAGTTGCCTGCCCGCCCCGGGCACGCCGCTGGTGTTTACGGAATAA
- a CDS encoding right-handed parallel beta-helix repeat-containing protein: MAIWSRRIDGSAPAWSRPTDVYLRNCTIHGAIRIWGMGAGGRIDDLRNSSRTPGHTAAAQAAAPSHIALTNLTFAATGSIPLYIGPGVTAVTVQGSRFAGRSDSTAVYLDAESAGNSLRDVTFAIRTPREIIAVDGSARNSIVGNRFALGGQAGNGGGVFLYRNCGEDGVIRHQTPSDNIITDNVFTGAALLGPRMVVVGSREGGRRYCGDDRGWPFGSSLDDGDHATGNTVAGNRTGR, translated from the coding sequence GTGGCCATCTGGTCGCGGCGGATCGACGGCTCTGCTCCGGCATGGAGCCGCCCGACCGACGTCTATCTCCGCAACTGCACAATCCACGGCGCGATCCGCATCTGGGGCATGGGGGCGGGCGGGCGCATCGACGACCTGCGAAACTCTTCCCGCACCCCCGGCCATACGGCGGCGGCGCAAGCGGCTGCGCCGTCCCACATCGCCCTGACCAACCTGACCTTCGCCGCGACGGGCTCCATCCCCCTCTATATCGGGCCGGGGGTGACGGCGGTGACGGTTCAGGGCAGCCGCTTCGCCGGGCGTTCGGACTCGACCGCCGTCTATCTGGACGCCGAGAGCGCGGGCAACAGCCTGCGCGACGTCACCTTCGCCATCCGCACTCCGCGCGAGATCATCGCCGTCGACGGCTCGGCCCGGAACAGCATCGTCGGCAACCGCTTCGCCCTCGGCGGGCAGGCCGGAAATGGGGGCGGCGTCTTCCTCTATCGCAACTGCGGCGAGGACGGGGTGATCCGGCACCAGACGCCCTCGGACAATATCATCACCGACAATGTCTTCACCGGCGCCGCCCTGCTCGGGCCGCGCATGGTGGTGGTGGGCTCGCGCGAAGGCGGGCGGCGCTATTGCGGCGACGACCGGGGCTGGCCGTTCGGCTCCAGCCTCGACGACGGCGACCATGCGACCGGCAATACAGTGGCGGGCAACCGCACCGGCCGGTGA
- a CDS encoding phosphatase PAP2 family protein, protein MPAPSADGSTAQIADRALSDRYRALESSDRWLLATAHAELSPELARQHFDCALGVRFTGVATPRLNAVLAKILHDANDAAEAAKAREFRPRPVGVDMTRPACARISEAGRRSPSYPSGSASVGAAYGEVMAALDPAHAAAAREIGHQIGVSRIVCAMHYPADVVAGETLGKAVAAEAVATPAFQAELEPMRAELAEVRRTGLTNPGCIAERAALAMPLPQE, encoded by the coding sequence GTGCCCGCCCCCTCCGCCGACGGATCGACCGCCCAGATCGCCGACCGGGCCCTGTCGGACCGGTATCGCGCGCTGGAAAGCTCGGACCGCTGGCTGCTGGCCACCGCCCATGCCGAGCTCAGCCCCGAACTGGCGCGCCAGCATTTCGACTGCGCCCTGGGCGTGCGCTTCACCGGTGTCGCGACACCGCGCCTGAACGCCGTCCTCGCGAAAATCCTGCACGACGCCAATGATGCCGCCGAGGCCGCCAAGGCGCGCGAGTTCCGGCCGCGACCCGTCGGCGTCGACATGACCCGCCCCGCCTGCGCCCGCATCAGCGAGGCCGGCCGCCGCAGCCCCTCCTATCCGTCGGGCAGCGCCTCGGTCGGGGCCGCCTATGGCGAGGTCATGGCCGCCCTCGATCCCGCCCATGCCGCCGCCGCGCGTGAGATCGGCCATCAGATCGGCGTCAGCCGCATCGTCTGCGCCATGCATTATCCCGCTGACGTCGTCGCCGGCGAGACGCTCGGCAAGGCCGTCGCCGCCGAGGCTGTCGCCACCCCCGCCTTCCAGGCCGAGCTGGAGCCCATGCGCGCCGAGCTGGCCGAGGTCCGCCGCACGGGCCTTACCAATCCGGGCTGCATCGCCGAACGCGCCGCCCTGGCCATGCCTCTGCCGCAGGAATGA
- a CDS encoding PadR family transcriptional regulator, which produces MFGPGDLRLVLLALIEQEPRHGYDLIKAIETAFGGGYAPPRGGLSDPVAAG; this is translated from the coding sequence ATGTTCGGCCCCGGTGATCTGAGGCTGGTGCTGCTGGCCCTGATCGAACAGGAGCCGCGCCACGGCTACGACCTGATCAAGGCCATCGAGACGGCGTTCGGCGGCGGCTACGCCCCCCCCCGGGGTGGTCTATCCGACCCTGTCGCTGCTGGCTGA
- a CDS encoding PadR family transcriptional regulator: MVYPTLSLLADEGLIAGVEDASGKRVFSVTEAGQVWLDENRAAVDGVMQRMALAAKFVAGEQTPEVVREAFHTLRQAVQMKPGGWSDPRPPRSSRP, encoded by the coding sequence GTGGTCTATCCGACCCTGTCGCTGCTGGCTGACGAGGGCCTGATCGCGGGCGTCGAGGATGCGTCCGGCAAGCGGGTCTTCTCGGTCACCGAGGCCGGTCAGGTCTGGCTGGACGAGAACCGCGCCGCCGTCGACGGCGTCATGCAGCGCATGGCCCTGGCCGCGAAATTCGTCGCCGGCGAACAGACGCCGGAGGTGGTTCGCGAAGCCTTCCACACCCTGCGTCAGGCTGTGCAGATGAAGCCCGGCGGCTGGTCGGACCCGAGACCGCCAAGGTCGTCGAGGCCCTGA
- the phnD gene encoding phosphate/phosphite/phosphonate ABC transporter substrate-binding protein, producing the protein MTRTLLTRRILGAAALAAATLGLASCGGGDSKPAAGAMPTEITFAILPAEGQGSSGPLWQPLLDDMSKEIGVKVKPNFAANYNVSITAMQFNQAQIAWLSAKPELEAIDRANAEVIARIVDPQGRDTYTSSLIVKKGSGITLDKVLACGKVYDFGLGDAQSTSGTLAPMTYLFNPRGIVPAQCFKTVRSASHQNNTFAIGSGVLDVSTSNSVNTVFIQRENPQIAATLEEIWTSPPLPESGIVIRQDMNPALKEKIRAFLIGYGKGEGAEAERQRGVLLALNYSMFRAADDSYLDPVRLMVLEQKLNDAKAKNDASAVSSLTAQAAALRTKLEVQP; encoded by the coding sequence ATGACCCGCACTCTCCTGACCCGCCGCATCCTGGGCGCCGCCGCCCTCGCGGCCGCCACCCTCGGCCTGGCCTCCTGCGGAGGCGGCGACTCCAAGCCCGCCGCCGGCGCCATGCCGACCGAGATCACCTTCGCCATCCTGCCCGCCGAAGGCCAAGGCTCATCCGGGCCACTGTGGCAACCGCTGCTGGACGACATGTCCAAGGAGATCGGCGTCAAGGTGAAGCCGAACTTCGCCGCCAACTACAATGTCTCGATCACGGCCATGCAGTTCAACCAGGCCCAGATCGCCTGGCTGTCGGCCAAGCCTGAACTGGAGGCCATCGACCGCGCCAATGCCGAGGTGATCGCCCGCATCGTCGACCCGCAAGGCCGCGACACCTATACCTCCAGCCTGATCGTCAAGAAGGGCTCGGGCATCACCCTCGACAAGGTCCTGGCCTGCGGCAAGGTCTACGATTTCGGCCTCGGCGACGCCCAGTCGACCTCGGGGACCCTCGCCCCCATGACCTATCTGTTCAATCCGCGCGGCATCGTCCCGGCACAGTGCTTCAAGACCGTGCGCTCGGCCAGCCACCAGAACAACACCTTCGCCATCGGCAGCGGCGTGCTGGACGTCTCGACTTCCAACAGCGTCAACACCGTCTTCATCCAGCGCGAAAACCCGCAGATCGCCGCGACCCTGGAAGAGATCTGGACCTCCCCGCCCCTGCCGGAATCCGGCATCGTGATCCGTCAGGACATGAACCCGGCGCTCAAGGAGAAGATTCGCGCCTTCCTGATCGGCTATGGCAAGGGCGAAGGCGCCGAGGCGGAGCGTCAGCGCGGCGTCCTGCTGGCCCTGAACTATTCGATGTTCCGCGCCGCCGACGACAGCTACCTGGATCCGGTCCGCCTGATGGTGCTGGAGCAGAAGCTGAACGACGCCAAGGCCAAGAACGACGCCTCCGCCGTCTCGAGCCTGACGGCGCAGGCGGCCGCCCTGCGCACCAAGCTTGAGGTCCAGCCTTGA